In the Salinirubrum litoreum genome, one interval contains:
- a CDS encoding DUF7523 family protein: protein MSLAGETREAVRARPFLLTALRAGVVNYSAAANLLALDGDPEAVATALRRFAADLPAYDPESRQATVRMRSGVGRVETGSDPEPLLSVGDVGFSPDVDGGRLTAVVASGAVDTDALATVLSRLSVEDVTVEAAGVGDESLIVVVGRRDGAGAVRVVEDALRSVS, encoded by the coding sequence ATGTCGCTGGCTGGCGAGACACGCGAGGCGGTCCGGGCGCGCCCCTTCCTACTCACGGCGCTCCGGGCGGGAGTGGTCAACTACAGCGCGGCCGCGAACCTGCTGGCCCTCGACGGCGACCCCGAGGCGGTCGCCACCGCACTGCGTCGCTTCGCGGCGGACCTGCCGGCCTACGATCCCGAGTCCAGGCAGGCGACCGTCAGGATGCGCAGTGGGGTCGGTCGGGTAGAGACCGGATCGGACCCGGAGCCACTGTTGTCGGTCGGCGACGTCGGGTTCTCGCCCGACGTGGACGGTGGACGACTGACTGCCGTCGTGGCGAGCGGTGCGGTCGACACAGACGCGTTGGCGACGGTGTTGTCCCGGCTATCGGTCGAGGACGTGACGGTGGAGGCGGCCGGTGTCGGCGACGAGTCGCTGATCGTGGTCGTCGGTCGACGGGACGGTG